A genomic stretch from Oreochromis aureus strain Israel breed Guangdong linkage group 17, ZZ_aureus, whole genome shotgun sequence includes:
- the LOC120434079 gene encoding uncharacterized protein LOC120434079, translated as METTFPLCRQTIVMSCPPVKELLDLWPALKMESELYAEFQRITNQNLPNTFYAELDRHLPRLMTLLRQKASKTGKTADALAEILRIHDEQDIHDIHTKRTTILHALPVYLREDVSGFFRTCTDESDELELDGVEVALFTVISDHDTTSPVHYQPVKISVVIESDAVVSLPRFGEAFLVMFGLIYALHLSYPKALTNTLEFTQKILLGLESGKLSPRLQTLKNDLVM; from the exons ATGGAGACCACATTTCCCCTGTGCAGACAAACCATAGTGATGTCCTGCCCACCAGTGAAGGAGCTCTTGGACCTCTGGCCTGCTCTAAAAATGGAGTCTGAG TTGTATGCAGAGTTTCAGCGGATTACAAATCAGAACCTGCCCAATACATTCTATGCTGAACTTGACCGCCATCTTCCTCGACTGATGACCTTACTCAGACAGAAGGCATCAAAAACTGGGAAGACAGCAGATGCCCTGGCTGAAATTCTAAGAATTCACGATGAACAG GACATCCATGATATCCACACCAAGCGCACTACCATTCTCCACGCCCTTCCTGTCTATCTGCGTGAGGATGTCTCTGGATTTTTCAGAACCTGCACT gaCGAATCTGATGAGTTGGAGCTTGATGGTGTTGAAGTGGCCCTCTTCACTGTCATCAGTGACCATGACACGACAAGTCCAGTTCACTAccaacctgtgaaaatctctgTCGTCATTGAAAGTGATGCCGTGGTCAGTCTCCCCAGATTTGGTGAAGCCTTCCTGGTAATGTTTGGACTGATCTATGCACTTCACCTCAGCTACCCCAAAGCCCTGACCAACACTTTAGAATTTACTCAAAAGATTTTACTTGGTCTAGAAAGTGGTAAACTGTCACCCAGGTTACAGACCCTCAAGAATGACTTGGTTATGTAG